Proteins encoded together in one Equus asinus isolate D_3611 breed Donkey chromosome 12, EquAss-T2T_v2, whole genome shotgun sequence window:
- the TMEM70 gene encoding transmembrane protein 70, mitochondrial gives MTPRRTKDFTLASRLWPSLMALPYVLAHCHKERRTPDRGGRAHTVSLRTAPAMRGGRAQPAGNAHGGGGGGPRILRTRGRPSQPAGLEGAGRAWLLQAAGPRVSPSSPPVLSREMLLLALGGPRAAGLRLGGQRTASWARAALRGPGAAVTRAASRSSSAGPRGAAPLLRRPVPAQIPVCWERCVRCLHTQLEKSEDGRLIYTGNLARTVFGVKCFSYSTSLISLAFLPYIFAQNNIIFGSLPLQILFYGIIGSFTVITPVLLHFITKGYVVRLYHEATTDTYKAITYNVVLSETSTVFHQNDVKIPDSTHVFTTFYAKTKSLLVNPVLFANPEDYNHLMGYDKPFTFDMEEAGEKKQLQDEK, from the exons ATGACGCCCAGAAGAACAAAAGATTTCACCCTGGCTTCCAGGCTTTGGCCTTCGTTGATGGCTCTCCCCTATGTCCTTGCACACTGTCATAAAGAGCGCCGAACTCCAGATAGGGGAGGCCGAGCGCACACCGTGAGTCTGCGGACCGCCCCAGCGATGCGCGGCGGCAGAGCCCAGCCCGCAGGGAACGCGCACGGAGGAGGGGGCGGCGGGCCGCGTATTCTGCGCACGCGCGGCCGCCCAAGCCAGCCGGCGGGCCTTGAGGGGGCGGGGCGTGCGTGGCTGCTGCAGGCCGCGGGGCCTCGCGTGTCCCCGTCCTCACCGCCCGTCCTCTCGCGCGAGATGCTGCTTCTGGCGTTGGGCGGCCCGCGGGCGGCCGGACTGCGGCTCGGCGGGCAGAGGACAGCGTCgtgggcgcgcgccgcgctccggGGCCCCGGGGCGGCCGTCACGCGGGCGGCCTCCCGCAGCAGCTCGGCGGGGCCGCGGGGAGCCGCGCCGCTGCTCCGGCGTCCCGTGCCAGCGCAG ATACCTGTTTGTTGGGAAAGATGTGTTCGATGCTTACATACACaacttgaaaaatcagaagatggAAGGCTGATTTATACTGGGAATCTGGCCCGAACAGTATTTG gTGTGAAATGTTTCTCTTATTCTACAAGTTTGATCAGCCTTGCGTTTCTACCATATATTTTTGcacaaaataatattatatttggAAGTCTGCCTTTGCAAATCTTATTTTATGGCATCATAGGAAGTTTCACAGTGATCACTCCAGTCCTGCTTCACTTTATCACAAAAGGCTACGTTGTTCGGTTGTACCACGAGGCCACAACAGACACTTATAAAGCCATTACTTATAATGTTGTGCTGTCAGAAACAAGTACAGTGTTTCACCAGAATGATGTGAAGATTCCAGACAGCACACATGTGTTTACCACGTTTTATGCTAAAACAAAATCCCTGCTGGTTAATCCAGTGCTGTTTGCAAACCCCGAAGACTATAACCATCTAATGGGTTATGACAAACCGTTCACTTTTGACATGGAAGAAGCCGGTGAAAAGAAACAGCTTCAAGATGAGAAATGA
- the ELOC gene encoding elongin-C isoform X1, with amino-acid sequence MRVGAACWESESPESDWSRFASDRDPPRLACGAPGEGRTALRTSCRRKPATDSGSPRLIRKLLSSCGNEVEFHKNIMDGEEKTYGGCEGPDAMYVKLISSDGHEFIVKREHALTSGTIKAMLSGPGQFAENETNEVNFREIPSHVLSKVCMYFTYKVRYTNSSTEIPEFPIAPEIALELLMAANFLDC; translated from the exons ATGAGGGTAGGTGCTGCATGCTGGGAATCAGAAAGCCCAGAATCGGATTGGTCGAGATTTGCCAGTGACCGCGATCCTCCCAGGCTGGCCTGTGGTGCTCCGGGAGAAGGGAGGACGGCACTGCGCACTTCCTGTAGACGGAAGCCGGCGACAGACTCCGGGAGTCCCCGCCTCATCAG GAAACTCCTAAGTTCCTGTGGAAACGAAGTAGAATTTCATAAGAACATAATGG ATGGAGAGGAGAAAACCTATGGTGGCTGTGAAGGCCCTGATGCCATGTATGTCAAATTGATATCCTCTGATGGCCATGAATTTATTGTAAAAAGAGAACACGCACTAACATCAGGAACAATCAAAGCCATGTTGAGTGGCCCAG GTCAGTTTGCTGAGAACGAGACTAATGAAGTCAATTTTAGAGAGATCCCTTCACATGTGCTGTCAAAAGTATGCATGTATTTTACCTACAAGGTTCGCTACACTAACAGCTCCACGGAGATTCCTGAATTCCCAATTGCACCTGAAATTGCACTGGAACTGCTGATGGCTGCGAACTTCCTagattgttaa
- the ELOC gene encoding elongin-C isoform X2, with product MDGEEKTYGGCEGPDAMYVKLISSDGHEFIVKREHALTSGTIKAMLSGPGQFAENETNEVNFREIPSHVLSKVCMYFTYKVRYTNSSTEIPEFPIAPEIALELLMAANFLDC from the exons ATGG ATGGAGAGGAGAAAACCTATGGTGGCTGTGAAGGCCCTGATGCCATGTATGTCAAATTGATATCCTCTGATGGCCATGAATTTATTGTAAAAAGAGAACACGCACTAACATCAGGAACAATCAAAGCCATGTTGAGTGGCCCAG GTCAGTTTGCTGAGAACGAGACTAATGAAGTCAATTTTAGAGAGATCCCTTCACATGTGCTGTCAAAAGTATGCATGTATTTTACCTACAAGGTTCGCTACACTAACAGCTCCACGGAGATTCCTGAATTCCCAATTGCACCTGAAATTGCACTGGAACTGCTGATGGCTGCGAACTTCCTagattgttaa